The following are encoded together in the Microcaecilia unicolor unplaced genomic scaffold, aMicUni1.1, whole genome shotgun sequence genome:
- the LOC115459752 gene encoding very low-density lipoprotein receptor-like: MMVHALYGCWILEALLFQALLWQHGVSGLPVTSCLSMQYTCRAGGCIPAFWQCDGDEDCADGSDEIECLTGEAACHGFLCSDGACIKMEWQCDREEDCRDGSDELPELCGKGNATCTSKQFRCSNLQCIPQKQVCDGRDDCKDASDESHCPSSSCKSQEFQCLPSGFCLPTNSTCDGKEDCPDGSDESSELCQPQQFLLCNASEFQCASGRCIPESWKCDGHADCDNEEDEADCNLSDVDSTESPSVGEEVAAGNHTACEDENVSHTQRNVHWMMAALDSDMSTYGKWRT; this comes from the exons ATGATGGTGCATGCGTTGTATGGTTGCTGGATCCTCGAGGCTCTCCTGTTTCAGGCTCTTCTCTGGCAGCACGGGGTATCCG GATTGCCTGTGACGTCCTGTCTGTCGATGCAATATACATGCAGAGCTGGAGGTTGTATTCCTGCGTTCTGGCAGTGTGACGGTGATGAGGACTGCGCAGATGGCAGCGATGAAATCGAATGCC TTACAGGGGAAGCAGCCTGCCATGGGTTCTTGTGTTCTGATGGTGCGTGCATTAAGATGGAGTGGCAATGTGACAGGGAAGAAGATTGTAGGGATGGATCTGACGAGCTACCAGAATTATGTGGTAAAG GGAATGCCACATGTACTTCTAAACAATTCCGCTGCAGCAACCTGCAGTGTATACCTCAAAAGCAGGTCTGCGATGGAAGAGATGACTGCAAAGATGCCAGCGATGAAAGTCACTGCCCATCCTCCAGCTGCAAGTCCCAGGAATTTCAGTGCCTGCCCTCGGGCTTCTGTCTGCCCACAAATTCCACTTGTGATGGGAAGGAGGACTGTCCAGATGGATCAGATGAATCATCTGAGCTCTGCCAGCCCCAGCAGTTCCTCCTCTGTAATGCCTCGGAGTTCCAGTGTGCTTCAGGACGGTGTATCCCCGAATCTTGGAAATGTGATGGGCATGCAGACTGTGACAATGAAGAAGATGAGGCAGATTGTAATCTGTCTGACGTTGATTCTACAGAGTCTCCCTcagtgggagaggaagtggcagCTG GTAATCATACTGCCTGTGAAGATGAGAATGTTTCCCACACCCAAAGAAACGTTCATTGGATGATGGCAGCACTTG